Proteins co-encoded in one Candidatus Thiodictyon syntrophicum genomic window:
- a CDS encoding metallophosphoesterase family protein — translation MRVVIFSDVQANLPAMQEAVERILKWGPDLVVMAGDLVNRGPKSLECLELFDQLRRTRGWLPVQGNHETYILKCAAEAPATPLEAELRRFADWTYAQLRPRIAALTGWPDHLCFHAASAEPAAAQSWVHVTHGTMAGNRDGIGPAVPDAALRGKLPPDIALFVTAHTHRPLERVLDGVPILNVGSVGSPFDGDVRGSFAQLEWRGGHWQREIVRFTYDRARADRDFLASGFIAEGGALAPILYEEWRQARPLMPRWRRDFEAAVLAGQRAPGPAVAEFLSQVAT, via the coding sequence ATGAGAGTCGTGATCTTTTCGGACGTGCAGGCCAACCTGCCGGCCATGCAGGAGGCGGTGGAGCGCATCCTCAAGTGGGGCCCGGACCTGGTGGTCATGGCCGGGGACCTGGTCAATCGCGGACCCAAGAGCCTGGAGTGTCTCGAACTGTTCGACCAGTTGCGCCGCACCCGGGGCTGGCTGCCGGTACAGGGCAACCACGAGACCTATATACTCAAGTGCGCCGCCGAGGCCCCCGCCACGCCCCTGGAGGCGGAACTGCGGCGCTTTGCCGACTGGACCTATGCCCAGTTGCGACCGCGCATCGCCGCCCTGACCGGGTGGCCGGACCACCTGTGTTTCCATGCCGCAAGCGCCGAGCCCGCGGCCGCGCAGAGCTGGGTCCATGTCACCCACGGCACCATGGCGGGCAACCGCGACGGGATCGGCCCCGCGGTCCCGGACGCAGCCCTGCGCGGCAAGCTCCCGCCGGATATCGCGCTCTTCGTCACCGCACACACCCATCGACCCCTGGAACGGGTGCTGGACGGCGTCCCCATCCTCAATGTCGGGTCGGTCGGCTCGCCCTTCGACGGAGACGTGCGCGGGAGCTTCGCCCAATTGGAATGGCGCGGCGGGCACTGGCAACGCGAGATCGTGCGTTTCACCTACGACCGCGCGCGCGCCGACCGCGACTTTCTGGCGTCCGGGTTCATCGCGGAGGGCGGCGCCCTGGCACCGATCCTCTACGAGGAATGGCGCCAGGCGCGACCCCTCATGCCGCGCTGGCGACGCGACTTCGAGGCGGCCGTGCTGGCGGGCCAACGCGCCCCAGGGCCGGCGGTCGCAGAGTTCCTCAGCCAGGTCGCCACCTGA
- the hslO gene encoding Hsp33 family molecular chaperone HslO, with amino-acid sequence MPDTDSIHRFLFEHSSIRGNLVHLDATLRAVLETHPYPPAVRVQLGQALAAVALLSATIKFNGALILQVQGRGPLRTLVAQATSARTLRGIARWEGEVPMGASLAESCGEGRLVLTIERGGGEPYQGIVPLTGAGIGEALEHYFGASEQLPTRLWLAADDQRAAGLLLQRLPGEERGDEQEDDWHRVGMLAATVKAGELLGLTALDLLHRLYHEDDVRLFESEPLAFRCGCSRRRIEDMLRTLGEAEVRSMVTEQGAVTVTCEFCNRTYRLDAVDAGQLFAQGPRQTPSAVHH; translated from the coding sequence ATGCCCGACACCGACAGCATCCACCGCTTCCTCTTTGAACACTCCAGCATCCGCGGCAATCTGGTCCACCTGGACGCCACTCTGCGCGCGGTACTGGAGACCCACCCCTACCCGCCGGCCGTGCGCGTCCAGTTGGGGCAGGCCCTGGCGGCGGTCGCGTTATTGAGCGCCACCATCAAGTTCAATGGCGCCCTGATCCTCCAGGTCCAGGGCCGCGGCCCCCTGCGCACCCTGGTCGCCCAGGCGACCAGTGCCCGCACCCTGCGCGGCATCGCCCGCTGGGAGGGCGAGGTGCCCATGGGCGCAAGCCTTGCCGAGTCGTGCGGCGAGGGGCGTCTGGTGCTGACCATCGAGCGCGGCGGCGGCGAACCCTACCAGGGCATAGTCCCGCTGACGGGCGCCGGAATCGGTGAGGCCCTGGAGCACTATTTCGGGGCCTCCGAGCAACTGCCCACCCGCCTGTGGCTCGCCGCGGATGACCAGCGCGCGGCCGGACTCCTGTTGCAGCGCCTGCCGGGCGAGGAGCGGGGCGACGAGCAAGAGGACGATTGGCACCGGGTCGGCATGCTGGCCGCCACCGTCAAGGCGGGTGAACTCCTGGGGCTGACCGCCCTGGACCTGCTGCACCGGCTCTACCACGAGGACGACGTGCGGCTCTTTGAATCGGAGCCCCTGGCCTTCCGCTGCGGCTGCTCGCGCCGCCGCATCGAGGACATGCTGCGCACTTTGGGCGAGGCCGAGGTCCGCTCCATGGTCACCGAGCAGGGCGCGGTCACCGTCACCTGCGAGTTCTGCAATCGCACCTACCGCCTCGACGCGGTGGATGCCGGCCAGTTGTTCGCCCAGGGCCCTCGCCAGACTCCGTCGGCAGTCCATCATTAA
- a CDS encoding NupC/NupG family nucleoside CNT transporter translates to MYLLQPLLGLVLITALAWALSEDRRAVAPRLVIGALAMQFIFAAALLKLPPAKHLFLALNDVVTAVQTATEQGTGMVFGYLGGGPTPFDLVHPEHGFVLAFRALPLLLVISALSALLFHWRILPAVVRGFAWVLRRTLGTGGPLGLAAAANVFVGMTEAPLLIRPYLAGLSRSALFGVMTCGMATVAGTVMFLYAGILGPAIPDAMGHILVASVISAPAALLIAGLLVPETRTDDHRDPPPLTPETTGAMDAITRGTLDAIPLWLNILAMLVVMVALVGLVNQGLSLFPDLAGAPLTAQRVLGWVMAPLVWLIGIPWSEATTAGALMGVKTVLNELIAYLQLAALPPGALSPRSALIMTYALCGFANFGSLGILIGGLGAMAPQRRHEIVGLGMKSILAGTLATLMTGAVVAVLI, encoded by the coding sequence ATGTACCTGCTGCAACCCCTGCTCGGCCTGGTCCTGATCACCGCGCTCGCCTGGGCCTTAAGCGAGGACCGCCGCGCCGTCGCACCGCGGCTCGTCATCGGCGCCTTGGCCATGCAGTTCATCTTCGCCGCCGCGCTCCTGAAGCTGCCCCCCGCCAAGCACCTCTTTCTGGCCTTGAATGACGTGGTCACGGCCGTCCAGACGGCCACCGAGCAAGGCACCGGCATGGTCTTCGGCTACCTGGGCGGCGGACCCACCCCCTTCGATCTGGTCCACCCGGAACACGGCTTCGTCCTCGCCTTCCGCGCCCTGCCCCTGCTGCTGGTCATCAGCGCCCTGTCGGCGCTGCTCTTCCACTGGCGCATCCTGCCGGCGGTGGTGCGCGGCTTCGCCTGGGTGCTGCGCCGCACGCTCGGCACCGGCGGACCGCTCGGGCTCGCGGCCGCCGCCAATGTGTTCGTCGGCATGACCGAGGCACCGCTGCTGATCCGGCCCTATCTCGCTGGACTCTCGCGCAGCGCACTGTTCGGGGTCATGACCTGCGGCATGGCCACCGTCGCCGGCACCGTCATGTTCCTCTATGCCGGGATCCTGGGACCGGCGATCCCCGACGCCATGGGCCACATCCTCGTCGCCTCGGTCATCAGCGCCCCCGCCGCGCTGCTGATCGCCGGCCTGCTGGTACCGGAGACCCGTACCGACGACCACCGCGACCCGCCGCCCCTCACCCCCGAGACCACCGGGGCCATGGACGCCATCACCCGCGGCACCCTGGACGCCATCCCGCTCTGGCTCAACATCCTCGCCATGCTGGTGGTCATGGTCGCCCTGGTCGGGCTCGTCAACCAGGGCCTCAGTCTCTTCCCGGACCTGGCCGGCGCGCCCCTGACCGCCCAGCGTGTCTTAGGCTGGGTCATGGCCCCCCTGGTGTGGCTGATCGGCATCCCCTGGTCCGAGGCGACCACGGCCGGCGCCCTGATGGGGGTCAAGACGGTCCTGAACGAACTCATCGCCTATCTCCAACTCGCCGCCCTGCCGCCCGGTGCCCTGAGCCCGCGCAGCGCACTCATCATGACCTATGCCCTGTGCGGCTTCGCCAACTTCGGCAGCCTCGGCATCCTCATCGGCGGACTCGGCGCCATGGCCCCGCAACGGCGCCACGAGATCGTCGGGCTGGGGATGAAGTCCATCCTGGCGGGGACCCTGGCGACGCTGATGACGGGGGCGGTGGTGGCGGTGTTGATCTAG
- a CDS encoding AAA family ATPase: protein MAKIEGFRVKNFRALKDVTIGKLSNSQQARPLTPMTAVIGKDGVGKSSLFDAFGFLADCLRQGVEEACDARGRGGFERIRSQGQAGPIEFEVHYQGEDGGAITYLLFIDLDATRRSYAYQEALLQLFVPFEWQYCYLNLKAGKGFAWSGEKTGEPFVLDAGVIESLERAWSFEFNGGQAEEVELEDPRRLGIATLGALKQHPHIADFRRFIDGWYLSHFAPDAARAMPLAGPQKHLNSHGDNLGNVVQFMEREHPKRFQAILDRVAGKIPGIDRIDCMKTIDDRLVLRFNDKGFTDPFYAQQMSDGTLKVFAYLLLLEDPSPPPFICIEEPENGLYHKLLETLAREFRQHATGTKGGSQIFVTTHQPYFVDALEPDEVWVLTKGADGFATIRRASEDPIVSAMVAEGLPLGGLWYSDYLDAR, encoded by the coding sequence ATGGCAAAGATCGAAGGATTTCGCGTCAAGAACTTCCGTGCCCTCAAAGACGTTACGATCGGCAAGCTGTCGAACTCGCAGCAGGCCCGGCCACTGACGCCCATGACCGCCGTCATCGGCAAGGATGGTGTCGGCAAGAGCAGTCTGTTCGACGCCTTCGGCTTCCTGGCGGATTGCCTGCGGCAGGGGGTGGAGGAGGCGTGCGATGCGCGGGGGCGGGGCGGATTTGAGCGTATTCGCTCCCAGGGGCAGGCGGGGCCGATAGAATTCGAGGTTCATTACCAGGGGGAGGACGGAGGGGCTATCACCTACCTGCTATTCATCGATCTTGATGCCACCCGCCGGTCCTATGCCTATCAGGAGGCGTTGCTTCAATTGTTTGTCCCTTTCGAGTGGCAGTATTGCTATCTTAATCTCAAGGCGGGAAAAGGCTTTGCGTGGAGTGGCGAGAAGACAGGGGAGCCGTTTGTCTTGGATGCCGGCGTTATCGAGTCTCTTGAACGCGCTTGGTCTTTTGAATTTAATGGCGGGCAGGCGGAGGAAGTGGAACTGGAAGATCCCCGCCGCCTCGGCATCGCCACGTTAGGCGCACTCAAGCAGCACCCCCACATTGCCGACTTCCGCCGCTTCATTGATGGTTGGTACCTGAGCCATTTTGCCCCTGACGCTGCGCGTGCCATGCCGCTCGCTGGACCGCAGAAGCACCTAAACAGCCACGGCGACAATTTGGGCAACGTGGTCCAGTTCATGGAGCGGGAGCACCCGAAGCGCTTCCAGGCCATCCTGGACCGCGTCGCCGGCAAGATTCCGGGGATCGACCGGATCGACTGCATGAAGACCATCGACGATCGGCTGGTCTTGCGCTTCAACGACAAGGGCTTCACCGATCCCTTCTATGCTCAGCAGATGTCCGACGGCACGCTGAAGGTCTTTGCCTATTTGCTCCTGCTGGAAGACCCCAGCCCGCCGCCTTTCATCTGTATCGAGGAGCCGGAGAACGGGCTCTACCACAAACTCCTGGAGACCCTGGCACGCGAGTTTCGCCAGCACGCCACCGGCACCAAGGGCGGCTCCCAGATCTTTGTCACAACCCACCAACCCTATTTCGTCGATGCCCTGGAGCCGGACGAGGTCTGGGTGCTGACGAAGGGCGCGGACGGTTTCGCGACCATTCGCCGTGCCAGTGAGGACCCTATTGTCAGCGCCATGGTCGCCGAGGGCCTCCCACTCGGGGGGCTCTGGTACAGCGATTATCTGGATGCGCGATAG
- a CDS encoding HIRAN domain-containing protein, translating into MRVSHAAPALWSALHPGAVLILTAEEDNPHDPQAVAVYWRGCKLGYLPRAENLVVSRLLARRRTLSARVRRLLPGAEHDQRLLLDVLML; encoded by the coding sequence ATGAGAGTATCGCACGCCGCGCCCGCCCTGTGGTCGGCCCTGCACCCCGGCGCCGTGCTCATCCTGACGGCGGAAGAGGACAATCCGCACGACCCCCAGGCGGTGGCGGTCTATTGGCGCGGGTGCAAGCTCGGCTATCTGCCGCGGGCGGAGAATCTGGTGGTGTCCCGGCTACTGGCACGCCGCCGCACCCTGAGCGCCCGCGTCCGCCGCCTGCTGCCGGGGGCGGAGCACGACCAGCGGCTGCTGCTGGACGTCCTGATGCTCTGA
- a CDS encoding PD-(D/E)XK nuclease family protein codes for MNAETLKEAIRRELPALLREDPDLRGYIQDLMRGQFADRLETQDRFEKLLGELRRDREANERKWDANERKWEAQEQKWDAQEQKWDAQEQKWDAQEQRWEAQEQRWEAQERKWDAQEQKWEKQQTILRDFMDEQSRLWKENAAERERRWAQNTRQFDEVHEAIMAQAKKHERGIGALGSRWGTQSEATFRNALASILEQSFGVTVMRVDEYDDAGTVFGRPDQVELDIIIKNGLLLICELKSSIDKAGMYIFERKARYYEQRHGQTANRLIVISPMIDPRAQQVADQLGIETFSDSLDVATL; via the coding sequence ATGAACGCTGAAACATTGAAAGAGGCGATCCGCCGGGAACTGCCGGCCCTGCTGCGGGAAGACCCGGACCTGCGGGGCTATATCCAGGACCTGATGCGCGGACAGTTCGCGGACCGGCTGGAGACCCAGGATCGCTTCGAGAAGCTCTTGGGCGAGTTGCGGCGCGACCGTGAGGCCAACGAGCGCAAGTGGGACGCCAACGAGCGCAAGTGGGAGGCCCAGGAGCAGAAATGGGACGCCCAGGAGCAGAAATGGGACGCCCAGGAGCAGAAATGGGACGCCCAGGAGCAGAGATGGGAGGCCCAGGAGCAGAGATGGGAGGCTCAGGAGCGGAAATGGGACGCCCAAGAACAGAAATGGGAAAAACAGCAAACCATCCTGCGCGATTTCATGGACGAACAGAGTCGTCTCTGGAAGGAAAATGCCGCCGAGCGCGAGCGGCGCTGGGCGCAGAACACGCGCCAGTTCGACGAGGTCCACGAGGCCATCATGGCCCAGGCCAAGAAACACGAGCGCGGCATCGGCGCCCTGGGCTCCCGTTGGGGTACCCAATCCGAGGCGACCTTCCGCAATGCCCTGGCCAGCATCCTGGAGCAAAGCTTCGGCGTCACCGTCATGCGGGTGGACGAGTATGACGATGCCGGCACCGTCTTCGGCCGTCCCGATCAGGTGGAACTGGACATCATCATCAAGAACGGACTGCTCCTGATCTGCGAACTCAAGTCGTCCATCGACAAGGCCGGGATGTACATCTTCGAGCGCAAGGCGCGCTACTACGAGCAACGCCACGGCCAGACGGCCAATCGGCTCATTGTGATCTCGCCGATGATCGACCCCCGGGCGCAGCAGGTGGCCGACCAACTCGGCATCGAGACCTTCAGCGACTCACTGGACGTGGCGACGCTTTAG
- a CDS encoding protein-L-isoaspartate(D-aspartate) O-methyltransferase: MNSRHASLIAEIESEVRQTRQELGFDRLAPAVRAALSAVPRHTFVPPAQRDLAYANHPLPIGNGQTISQPYIVAIMSQLLQCGAGERVLEIGTGCGYQAAVLAAMGLAVYTVEIVPELAQRARTTLLELGYDQVQVRTGDGWQGWPEAAPFAGIIVTAAAPRIPKPLLEQLRPGGRLVIPVGAPEAIQDLCVYVKGLSGEVKGHRVLPVRFVPVTGGLGRQDTP, from the coding sequence ATGAACAGCCGCCACGCGTCACTGATCGCCGAAATCGAGTCCGAGGTCCGCCAGACCCGGCAGGAACTCGGTTTCGACCGCCTCGCCCCCGCCGTGCGCGCCGCCCTGTCCGCGGTCCCCCGCCACACCTTCGTGCCGCCCGCGCAGCGCGACCTGGCCTACGCCAATCATCCGCTGCCCATCGGCAACGGCCAGACCATCTCCCAGCCCTATATCGTCGCCATCATGAGCCAATTGCTCCAGTGCGGCGCCGGGGAGCGGGTCCTGGAGATCGGCACCGGCTGCGGCTATCAGGCGGCGGTACTGGCCGCCATGGGGCTCGCGGTCTACACGGTAGAGATAGTCCCCGAACTGGCGCAGCGCGCCCGCACGACCTTGCTGGAACTGGGTTATGACCAGGTGCAGGTGCGCACCGGCGACGGCTGGCAGGGCTGGCCGGAGGCGGCCCCCTTCGCCGGCATCATCGTCACCGCCGCCGCCCCGCGGATCCCCAAACCCCTCCTGGAACAACTGCGGCCGGGCGGCCGGCTGGTGATCCCGGTCGGTGCACCAGAGGCCATCCAGGACCTCTGCGTCTACGTGAAGGGACTGTCCGGGGAGGTCAAGGGACACCGCGTACTGCCGGTGCGCTTCGTCCCGGTAACCGGGGGGCTGGGGCGTCAGGACACGCCCTGA
- a CDS encoding ATP-binding protein: MFPRHALQTVEQALARQAAVALIGPRQVGKTTLALTIAAQTGALYLDLELPQERAKLADPALFLSAYEDRLVILDEIHRVPELFQTLRGLIDQGRRRGRRSGRFLVLGSASMDLLRQSGESLAGRIEYVDLAPLNCLEAAPDPAALNRLWLRGGFPDSLLAASDADSLVWRQNFIRTYLERDVPQFGPRIPAETLGRLWTMLAHNQGTLLNAARLAAGLGVSSPTVATYIDLLVDLLLVRRLLPFCANTGKRLVKSPKVYVRDSGLVQALLGIPDHNALAGHPVVGASWEGFVIENLLAVAPPRTQAGFYRTAAGAEVDLLLELPGGREPWAIEIKRTLAPRVEKGFHSARADLAPARSWVLYPGEDRYPLTAGVEAIGLNAALTELAATAPAQGVS, from the coding sequence ATGTTCCCCCGGCACGCACTCCAAACCGTCGAGCAGGCCCTCGCCCGCCAGGCCGCAGTCGCCCTGATCGGGCCGCGCCAGGTCGGCAAGACCACCCTGGCCCTGACCATCGCCGCGCAGACGGGGGCGCTTTACCTGGACTTGGAACTGCCCCAGGAGCGGGCGAAACTCGCCGATCCGGCGCTCTTTCTTTCCGCCTACGAGGACCGGCTGGTCATCCTCGACGAGATCCACCGGGTCCCGGAACTGTTCCAGACGCTGCGCGGGCTCATCGATCAGGGTCGGCGGCGGGGGCGGCGCTCCGGCCGCTTCCTGGTCCTGGGCTCGGCCTCTATGGATCTCCTGCGGCAATCGGGAGAGAGCCTGGCCGGACGCATCGAATATGTCGACCTGGCCCCGCTCAACTGCCTGGAGGCCGCCCCGGACCCCGCCGCGCTGAATCGTCTGTGGCTGCGCGGGGGCTTTCCGGACAGCCTGCTGGCCGCGTCCGATGCCGATAGCCTGGTCTGGCGCCAGAACTTTATCCGGACCTACCTGGAGCGCGACGTGCCGCAGTTCGGCCCCCGGATCCCGGCCGAGACCCTGGGTAGGCTCTGGACCATGCTCGCCCACAATCAGGGCACCCTGCTCAACGCGGCGCGCCTGGCCGCGGGGCTCGGGGTGAGTTCCCCAACCGTCGCGACCTACATCGATCTGCTGGTAGACCTGCTTCTGGTACGGCGCCTGCTGCCGTTCTGCGCCAATACCGGCAAGCGGCTGGTTAAGTCACCCAAGGTCTATGTCCGCGATTCCGGCCTGGTCCAGGCCCTGCTCGGCATCCCTGACCACAACGCATTGGCGGGCCACCCGGTAGTCGGGGCGAGTTGGGAGGGGTTTGTGATCGAGAACCTGCTGGCGGTCGCGCCCCCCAGGACCCAGGCGGGTTTCTATCGCACGGCCGCCGGCGCGGAAGTCGATCTCTTGCTGGAACTGCCGGGTGGACGCGAACCCTGGGCGATCGAGATCAAGCGGACGCTGGCCCCGCGGGTCGAGAAGGGTTTCCACAGCGCCCGGGCGGACCTGGCACCGGCGCGCAGTTGGGTCCTCTACCCCGGGGAAGACCGCTATCCCTTGACCGCGGGGGTGGAGGCCATCGGGCTCAATGCCGCGTTGACGGAACTAGCGGCGACTGCCCCCGCTCAGGGCGTGTCCTGA
- a CDS encoding BrnA antitoxin family protein: MKSETDWPKLMDSGAPGVPTSEHPEAEIAHVVRGVVRRGLQPVPSKSLISLRIDQDVIEWFKGQGPGYQTRINAVLRAFRDAST, translated from the coding sequence ATGAAATCAGAAACTGACTGGCCTAAGCTGATGGACTCGGGCGCGCCGGGTGTTCCGACGTCGGAGCATCCCGAGGCCGAAATCGCGCATGTCGTGCGTGGCGTGGTGCGTCGCGGCCTTCAGCCCGTACCGTCCAAGTCGCTTATTTCTCTGCGGATCGACCAGGACGTCATCGAATGGTTCAAGGGGCAGGGGCCAGGCTATCAGACGCGTATCAATGCCGTTCTGCGCGCTTTCAGGGACGCGTCGACTTAG
- a CDS encoding DUF5615 family PIN-like protein: MALFVQHGHQAEHVNDIGFGDAPDGKIASRARADSAVLVTRDLDFADVRRYPPQIAPGLLVMRIPDDWTAQQIVALLGQFLALDSLVASLPGHLAILDQRQARFRPPLA; encoded by the coding sequence TTGGCCCTGTTCGTCCAGCATGGTCATCAGGCGGAGCATGTGAACGATATCGGCTTCGGCGACGCGCCGGACGGGAAGATTGCCAGCCGTGCCCGGGCGGACAGCGCCGTGTTGGTTACGCGAGACCTCGATTTCGCCGACGTGCGGCGCTATCCGCCTCAGATAGCCCCCGGTTTGCTCGTTATGCGCATCCCGGACGACTGGACCGCCCAACAAATTGTCGCGTTGCTTGGTCAGTTTCTGGCGCTGGACTCGTTGGTTGCCTCGCTACCAGGCCACTTGGCGATACTCGATCAACGCCAGGCACGCTTCCGGCCTCCGCTGGCCTGA
- a CDS encoding DUF433 domain-containing protein, protein MTNHDRIMIDPAICHGKPVVKGTRVPVSIVVGSLAGGMGFEEVQREYDLTQDDIRAALAFAGALVNDESFHLLRGAA, encoded by the coding sequence ATGACAAATCACGATCGAATCATGATCGACCCCGCCATCTGCCACGGTAAACCCGTCGTCAAGGGCACACGGGTTCCGGTATCCATCGTGGTCGGGAGCCTTGCTGGTGGCATGGGCTTTGAGGAGGTCCAGCGCGAGTATGATTTGACCCAAGACGACATTCGGGCAGCGCTCGCCTTTGCCGGCGCGTTGGTTAACGACGAATCGTTCCATCTGCTGCGCGGGGCGGCATGA
- a CDS encoding tetratricopeptide repeat protein → MVNISIVARDNTREEKEISDLLKLATAQAGDKDYDSAIQSLKRAYSLMATVSTEWPISAYFRLARYLHLSGKYLDALDWLQQLHDNLDFTCDAREQLYKKQRLMQSGNKPARISKTIRNNLRREVNDEISLYKERQHKIEQRLEKQKEKAAGRATPKLTAKNATSVKRSAPQPEVNPLGADVGGLLYHFSQYCFVGEKSEEPLDLSAEDYIFARLTNGPLTALDVHQLPSKHRGLLREILTQYIMFLERNPGLSFPAGFLDGSSKETLAPTLLQYMHKHRWPFPQMLPPRR, encoded by the coding sequence ATGGTGAATATTAGCATTGTTGCCCGCGATAACACACGGGAAGAAAAAGAGATATCTGACCTACTGAAACTAGCAACTGCTCAAGCAGGAGATAAGGATTATGATTCTGCTATTCAGAGTCTAAAGCGCGCCTACTCCCTTATGGCGACAGTAAGCACTGAGTGGCCAATAAGCGCCTACTTCCGTTTGGCGAGGTATTTGCATCTTTCCGGAAAATACCTCGACGCGCTTGATTGGCTGCAACAACTGCATGACAATCTCGACTTCACCTGTGATGCTAGAGAACAGCTTTATAAGAAACAGCGCTTAATGCAGAGCGGAAATAAGCCTGCGAGAATATCCAAGACTATACGAAATAACCTGCGGAGGGAAGTAAATGACGAAATCTCGTTATATAAAGAACGCCAGCACAAGATTGAGCAAAGATTAGAAAAACAGAAAGAAAAAGCCGCTGGTCGCGCAACTCCAAAACTGACAGCTAAGAACGCTACGTCTGTCAAGCGAAGCGCCCCACAACCCGAGGTCAATCCTCTGGGCGCAGATGTTGGAGGACTGCTTTACCATTTCAGTCAGTACTGTTTCGTCGGTGAAAAGAGCGAAGAACCTCTGGATCTATCTGCTGAGGACTACATTTTTGCAAGATTGACGAATGGTCCGCTTACCGCACTGGACGTTCATCAACTGCCATCGAAGCATCGGGGATTACTTCGCGAGATACTTACGCAGTACATAATGTTCCTTGAGCGAAACCCGGGCCTTTCTTTCCCTGCGGGATTTTTGGACGGATCGTCAAAAGAAACACTTGCTCCTACGTTGCTTCAATATATGCATAAACATCGGTGGCCGTTTCCTCAAATGCTTCCGCCAAGGCGGTAA
- the dnaJ gene encoding molecular chaperone DnaJ: MPKRDYYEILEVARNASEADVKKAFRRLAMKHHPDRNTGDTGAEAKFKEIKLAYDVLSDAKKRSAYDQFGHAGVEAGAGGFGGPGDFGGGSFQDIFGDVFGDIFGGRGGRGRGRGSDLRYDLSLTLEEAVAGKDVKIRIPTLVECQFCGGSGAKPGTKPKTCPTCSGTGQVRMQQGFFSIQQTCPQCRGKGHIIEESCPHCRGRGRLQEEKTLSVKVPPGVDTGDRIRLAGEGERGEHGGTPGDLYVQVQVQEHPIFTREGAHLYCEVPIGFVVAALGGDMEVPTLDGKVSLRIPAGTQTAKMFRIRGKGVKPVRESVSGDLICRVLVETPINLTERQKELLREFDGHMQEGGSRHSPQASTWVDGVKSFFEKMGF; this comes from the coding sequence ATGCCCAAACGCGACTATTACGAGATCCTGGAGGTTGCGCGCAACGCCAGCGAGGCCGACGTCAAGAAGGCCTTCCGGCGGCTTGCCATGAAGCACCATCCGGATCGCAACACCGGCGACACCGGTGCCGAGGCCAAGTTCAAGGAGATCAAACTGGCCTATGACGTTCTCTCGGACGCCAAGAAACGCTCCGCCTATGATCAGTTCGGCCACGCGGGCGTGGAGGCCGGGGCCGGCGGTTTCGGCGGTCCCGGCGACTTCGGCGGCGGGTCCTTCCAGGACATCTTCGGCGACGTCTTCGGCGACATCTTCGGCGGGCGGGGCGGGCGCGGCCGCGGGCGCGGCTCGGACCTGCGCTATGACCTGAGCCTGACGCTGGAGGAGGCGGTTGCCGGCAAGGATGTCAAGATCCGCATCCCCACCCTGGTGGAGTGCCAGTTCTGCGGCGGCTCCGGCGCTAAGCCCGGGACCAAGCCCAAGACCTGTCCCACCTGCAGCGGCACTGGACAGGTGCGGATGCAGCAAGGCTTCTTCTCGATCCAGCAGACCTGCCCCCAGTGTCGCGGCAAGGGCCATATCATCGAGGAGTCCTGTCCCCACTGCCGCGGGCGAGGCCGCCTGCAAGAGGAAAAGACCCTGTCGGTCAAGGTGCCGCCCGGGGTCGACACCGGGGATCGCATCCGGTTGGCCGGGGAGGGCGAGCGCGGCGAGCATGGCGGCACCCCCGGGGACCTCTATGTCCAGGTCCAGGTCCAGGAACACCCCATCTTTACCCGAGAGGGTGCACACCTCTATTGCGAGGTCCCCATCGGGTTCGTCGTGGCTGCCTTGGGCGGCGACATGGAGGTACCGACCCTGGACGGCAAGGTCAGTCTGCGGATCCCCGCCGGGACCCAAACGGCCAAGATGTTCCGCATCCGCGGCAAAGGCGTGAAGCCGGTACGCGAGAGTGTGAGCGGCGACCTGATCTGCCGGGTCCTCGTCGAGACCCCGATCAATCTGACTGAACGGCAGAAGGAACTGTTGCGGGAGTTCGACGGGCACATGCAGGAGGGCGGTTCGCGGCACAGTCCGCAGGCCTCGACCTGGGTGGATGGGGTCAAGAGCTTCTTCGAGAAGATGGGCTTCTGA